Proteins co-encoded in one Arthrobacter alpinus genomic window:
- the tig gene encoding trigger factor, with amino-acid sequence MKSAVETLTPTRVKLDVEVSFEELKPSITEAYKTIGTQVQVPGFRKGKVPNTLIDQRVGRGYVLETAINSGLNGWYQEAVVENKLVPLSRPEVEITEVPDPTGTDGVVKFHVELDIRPEIELPNYEGIEVEVAAVEASDEDTDKALDELRGRFGTLKAEDRPAVDGDFLTINIAAKIDDVEVDSASDLSYQIGAGNMLDGLDEAATGLSAGEEAIFTTKLAGGEHAGEEAQVNLKVTSVKVRELPEANDDFAQLASEFDTIAELKEDLAKQAAESKTVEQGVEARDKVLEKLVALVEVPVPDSVIADQLEQHFKPENSHGPEEHDTEEHRAEVKENTEKAFRNEIILDAIAEKEEVSVSQAELIDYIVSSASQYGMEPNQFAQMLDSSGQVNMIVGEVRRRKALAAVLAKATVTDSEGAAVDLTDFVSVAAEEEEVASEDEVIEATAVSDPGEARI; translated from the coding sequence GTGAAGAGCGCTGTCGAAACCCTCACACCCACTCGTGTAAAGCTCGATGTTGAGGTTTCCTTTGAGGAATTGAAGCCCAGCATCACCGAGGCTTACAAGACCATTGGTACGCAGGTCCAGGTACCCGGCTTCCGTAAGGGCAAGGTCCCCAACACGCTGATCGATCAGCGCGTTGGCCGTGGCTACGTTCTGGAAACGGCTATCAACTCCGGCCTCAACGGCTGGTACCAGGAAGCAGTTGTCGAGAACAAGCTGGTTCCGTTGAGCCGTCCCGAGGTTGAAATCACCGAAGTTCCGGACCCGACCGGCACCGACGGTGTCGTCAAGTTCCACGTCGAGCTGGACATCCGCCCCGAAATCGAACTGCCGAACTACGAAGGCATCGAGGTTGAGGTTGCTGCTGTTGAGGCTTCCGATGAAGACACCGACAAGGCACTGGATGAGCTGCGCGGTCGCTTCGGCACACTGAAGGCTGAAGATCGTCCGGCCGTTGATGGTGACTTCCTCACCATCAACATCGCTGCCAAGATCGACGACGTCGAGGTTGACTCAGCATCTGACCTTTCCTACCAGATCGGTGCCGGCAACATGCTTGACGGCCTGGATGAAGCCGCAACCGGCCTCTCTGCTGGCGAAGAAGCCATCTTCACCACCAAGCTTGCCGGTGGCGAGCACGCTGGTGAAGAAGCACAGGTTAACCTCAAGGTAACCTCCGTGAAGGTTCGCGAACTGCCCGAGGCAAACGACGACTTCGCTCAGCTGGCTTCCGAGTTCGACACCATTGCCGAACTGAAGGAAGACTTGGCCAAGCAGGCTGCCGAGTCCAAGACCGTTGAGCAGGGCGTTGAAGCTCGCGACAAGGTTCTTGAGAAGCTCGTTGCCCTCGTTGAGGTTCCGGTTCCGGATTCCGTCATCGCCGATCAGCTCGAGCAGCACTTCAAGCCGGAGAACTCACACGGCCCCGAAGAGCACGACACCGAAGAGCACCGCGCCGAGGTCAAGGAAAACACCGAGAAGGCGTTCCGCAACGAGATCATCCTCGATGCCATCGCTGAGAAGGAAGAAGTCAGCGTCAGCCAGGCTGAACTGATCGACTACATCGTTTCCTCCGCCAGCCAGTACGGCATGGAACCGAACCAGTTCGCTCAGATGCTGGACTCCTCCGGTCAGGTCAACATGATCGTTGGCGAAGTTCGCCGCCGCAAGGCTCTTGCCGCTGTTCTGGCCAAGGCCACCGTGACCGATTCTGAGGGTGCCGCCGTGGACCTGACAGACTTCGTGTCCGTTGCTGCTGAGGAAGAAGAAGTTGCTTCCGAGGACGAGGTCATCGAGGCCACAGCAGTTTCTGATCCGGGCGAAGCTCGCATCTAA
- a CDS encoding mechanosensitive ion channel family protein: protein MQAANFLGEANNTFLNHLALAGITIAIGVAVWLVLHYLIRIVVKRARADRAPLEHRTLRWAAPMLRNLDPVVRALENERRVQRARTIGTLLNSVLTIVVAVVTSFYVLIAFEIDIAPLLASVGVVGIAIGFGCQQLIRDFLAGIFIAIEDQYGIGDVIQTSEVIGTVEYVSLRITRVLGEDGTLWYLRNGEILRLGNRSKGSYTAPAIDTDDGVSPAPAADAAGAASAQGAGPASNLNSAPNLRGAASASNANESTE from the coding sequence GTGCAAGCTGCAAATTTCCTTGGTGAAGCCAACAACACCTTCCTCAACCATCTAGCCTTGGCTGGCATCACCATCGCCATTGGCGTGGCGGTATGGCTGGTGCTGCACTATTTGATCCGGATCGTCGTTAAACGCGCCAGGGCGGACCGGGCACCGTTGGAGCACCGAACCTTGCGCTGGGCGGCCCCCATGCTGCGCAACCTCGACCCCGTAGTCCGGGCGTTGGAAAATGAGCGACGCGTGCAGCGAGCCCGCACCATCGGCACCCTTCTGAACTCGGTCCTGACCATTGTGGTTGCCGTGGTGACGAGCTTCTACGTGCTGATAGCCTTCGAGATCGATATTGCGCCTCTGCTGGCCAGTGTTGGTGTGGTGGGTATTGCGATTGGTTTCGGTTGCCAGCAGCTCATCCGCGACTTCCTGGCTGGGATCTTCATCGCCATCGAAGATCAATACGGCATTGGCGACGTCATCCAAACCAGTGAAGTCATCGGCACGGTTGAGTATGTGAGCCTGCGTATCACCCGGGTCCTAGGTGAAGATGGCACGCTCTGGTACTTGCGCAACGGCGAGATTTTGCGCCTGGGCAACCGTTCCAAGGGCAGCTACACCGCCCCCGCAATTGACACGGACGACGGCGTGTCCCCGGCCCCCGCTGCAGACGCGGCAGGCGCAGCATCGGCGCAAGGAGCGGGTCCGGCGTCGAACCTCAATAGCGCTCCGAACCTCAGGGGCGCAGCGAGCGCCAGCAACGCCAACGAGTCCACCGAATGA
- a CDS encoding DUF1648 domain-containing protein, translated as MGKQVRSIDAEKAYNRRWLLGLIVGLLLLSVLGSLWMFTVASRLPPELAIHWNSKNEVDGWTSLWGIAVTTVLTAVGVGGVIAVLAVVSRGQNLLIARIGAGVGVGFGVGLATLMVAVVAGQIDLMDTTQAEVSGPVMAAGLALALILGVLVMWLYTPGELDRTPDAEVLAVNASATEEGSALALDGAERAAQGETMRISVSMGKWAWVLSVGLGATVAVSTYFIFPVLALLGVVIGAITWVFCQGTAVIGPDGVKVLASGFFKLMPLEWKEVRGASVDDIKAMDYGGWGYRMNGGSVAFIMSSGPALVMECGFHQKFVISMPDAQSAGEAAALVNGYAQSRKVKN; from the coding sequence GTGGGGAAGCAAGTGCGCAGCATTGACGCCGAAAAAGCCTACAATCGGCGGTGGTTGCTGGGGCTGATAGTGGGGTTGTTGCTCTTGAGCGTCCTCGGATCTCTCTGGATGTTCACCGTGGCGTCCAGACTCCCGCCGGAACTTGCCATCCACTGGAACTCCAAGAATGAGGTGGATGGCTGGACGTCGTTGTGGGGTATCGCGGTCACCACGGTACTGACCGCCGTGGGTGTTGGTGGCGTCATTGCTGTGCTTGCAGTGGTTTCTCGCGGCCAGAACCTCCTCATTGCCCGCATTGGTGCTGGCGTAGGCGTTGGCTTCGGCGTTGGTCTAGCCACACTGATGGTGGCCGTTGTGGCTGGCCAAATTGATCTCATGGACACCACGCAGGCCGAGGTTTCCGGGCCGGTCATGGCTGCTGGTTTGGCGCTGGCCCTGATCCTTGGAGTCCTCGTGATGTGGCTCTACACTCCCGGTGAGTTGGACCGGACACCGGACGCCGAGGTGCTGGCAGTTAATGCATCGGCAACGGAGGAAGGATCCGCTCTCGCCCTTGACGGAGCGGAACGGGCCGCGCAGGGTGAAACCATGAGGATTAGCGTCTCCATGGGCAAGTGGGCCTGGGTATTGAGCGTGGGCCTTGGCGCGACCGTTGCTGTGAGTACTTACTTTATTTTTCCGGTGTTGGCGCTTCTGGGCGTGGTGATCGGCGCCATTACGTGGGTGTTCTGTCAGGGCACGGCCGTCATCGGCCCGGACGGCGTTAAGGTTCTGGCGTCAGGATTCTTCAAGCTCATGCCGCTGGAATGGAAGGAAGTCCGTGGCGCGTCCGTGGATGACATCAAGGCCATGGACTACGGCGGCTGGGGCTACCGAATGAACGGCGGCAGCGTTGCCTTCATCATGAGCAGCGGCCCGGCCCTGGTCATGGAGTGCGGTTTCCACCAAAAATTCGTCATCTCCATGCCTGATGCCCAGAGCGCCGGCGAGGCCGCTGCCTTGGTGAATGGTTATGCCCAGAGCCGGAAAGTGAAAAACTAG
- the pepN gene encoding aminopeptidase N — MNLTRAEAIERTATLSVSSYDVTLDLTTSESTFASTTTVRFSAKEGSSSFIDAVTKTVHQVTLNGVELDPAEVSDGVRIQLPKLAAENELTVKADALFMNTGEGLHRFVDPVDGEVYLYSQFEVPDSRRMFAVFEQPDQKAEFTFHITAPSHWDVISNSPTPVPVAAGEVDGVKRSVWHFEPTLKMSSYITALIAGPYECVRGELTSSNGRIVPLGVFARKSLMEFLDAENVFELTRQGFEFFEKQFGVPYPFPKYDQLFVPEFNAGAMENAGAVTFLESYVFRSKVTDAMVERRAITILHELAHMWFGDLVTMRWWNDLWLNESFAEFMSTLAAAENTQYVDAWTTFSSLEKSWAYRQDQLSSTHPIKAEINDLEDVLVNFDGITYAKGASVLRQLVAWVGQEEFMAGVRAYFAKHAWSNTELPDLMVELEAASGRDLSSWTEKWLETAGVNTFKPALEVSDDGVITSFSIAQSAVAQHPTLRPHRAAIGFYDLATSGADSGKLVRTHRVELDIDGPTTDVPELVGMKRPALILLNDDDLAYAKIRLDEVSLATAKAHLQDFRDSLPRTLVSASAWDAARDGETPARDYVEFVLATIGSETDSTVIMVLLRQLATALHYYVAPAHQKATAIAAADSVWELAQNAAAGSDAQLQFVKAFAGHAQSAAQLDVVQALLDGEQQLDELALDTDMRWEFLISLAAGGRADASVIEAALALDNTQNGQLAAATAHAAIPTAEGKAATWESVVVRGEGANALQRAAIDGFTKVWDTSLLEPYVAKYFAAIQELWESKSYETASSMITGLYPSQLVSQTTLDATDAFLDALSPDVPALRRLLTESRDTVVRALRAQAADV, encoded by the coding sequence ATGAATCTCACTCGCGCCGAAGCTATTGAGCGCACAGCCACCTTGAGCGTCTCAAGCTATGACGTAACCCTTGACCTGACCACCTCCGAATCTACCTTCGCCTCCACCACAACGGTGCGGTTCAGCGCGAAGGAGGGTTCGTCGTCGTTCATTGATGCGGTGACCAAAACCGTGCACCAAGTGACCCTGAACGGGGTTGAGCTGGACCCCGCAGAGGTGTCCGACGGCGTCCGCATCCAGCTGCCTAAGCTCGCCGCCGAGAATGAACTGACCGTCAAAGCCGATGCGCTGTTCATGAACACCGGCGAAGGCCTGCACCGCTTTGTGGACCCCGTGGACGGGGAGGTGTACCTCTATAGCCAGTTTGAGGTGCCGGATTCCCGCCGCATGTTTGCCGTGTTTGAGCAGCCGGACCAGAAGGCGGAATTCACGTTCCACATCACGGCACCGTCGCACTGGGACGTTATCTCCAACTCCCCCACCCCTGTCCCGGTAGCTGCTGGCGAAGTTGACGGCGTCAAGAGGTCCGTCTGGCACTTTGAGCCGACGTTGAAGATGTCCAGCTACATCACCGCGTTGATTGCCGGACCGTATGAGTGCGTACGCGGCGAACTCACCAGCTCCAACGGGCGGATCGTTCCGTTGGGCGTGTTCGCACGAAAGTCACTCATGGAATTCCTGGACGCCGAGAACGTCTTTGAACTGACCCGCCAAGGCTTTGAATTCTTCGAGAAGCAGTTCGGCGTGCCGTACCCGTTCCCCAAGTACGATCAGCTGTTCGTGCCCGAATTCAACGCCGGAGCCATGGAAAACGCTGGCGCCGTAACGTTCTTGGAAAGCTACGTGTTCCGCTCCAAGGTCACCGATGCCATGGTGGAACGCCGCGCCATCACCATCTTGCACGAGCTCGCGCACATGTGGTTCGGCGACCTCGTCACCATGCGCTGGTGGAATGACCTATGGCTCAACGAGTCCTTCGCCGAGTTCATGTCCACCCTGGCCGCCGCGGAAAACACGCAGTATGTGGATGCGTGGACCACGTTCTCCTCGCTGGAAAAGAGCTGGGCGTACCGTCAGGATCAGCTCTCTTCCACGCACCCTATTAAGGCCGAGATCAACGATCTCGAGGACGTGCTGGTCAATTTTGACGGCATCACCTATGCCAAGGGCGCCTCGGTATTGCGCCAGCTCGTGGCCTGGGTGGGCCAGGAAGAGTTCATGGCCGGCGTCCGCGCCTACTTCGCCAAGCACGCCTGGTCCAACACCGAGCTGCCAGATCTGATGGTGGAGCTCGAGGCTGCCAGCGGCCGCGACCTCTCCTCGTGGACCGAAAAGTGGCTCGAAACCGCTGGCGTCAATACCTTCAAGCCCGCTCTTGAAGTGAGCGACGACGGCGTGATCACCTCGTTCTCGATCGCCCAGTCCGCTGTGGCACAGCACCCAACGTTGCGACCGCACCGTGCCGCCATCGGCTTCTACGATCTGGCTACCTCCGGGGCCGATTCCGGCAAGCTGGTCCGTACCCACCGAGTTGAGTTGGATATTGACGGTCCCACCACGGACGTTCCGGAACTGGTTGGCATGAAGCGCCCAGCGCTGATCCTGCTCAACGACGATGATCTGGCGTACGCGAAGATCCGCCTCGATGAGGTTTCTCTCGCCACTGCCAAGGCTCATTTGCAGGACTTCCGTGACTCCCTGCCCCGGACGCTGGTCTCCGCGTCGGCCTGGGATGCCGCACGCGACGGCGAAACCCCTGCCCGTGACTACGTGGAATTTGTGCTGGCTACGATTGGTTCCGAGACCGATTCAACTGTCATCATGGTGCTGCTGCGTCAGCTTGCCACGGCGCTTCATTACTACGTGGCCCCCGCACACCAGAAGGCAACCGCTATTGCCGCGGCCGATTCCGTGTGGGAGCTGGCCCAGAATGCTGCGGCCGGCTCAGATGCGCAGCTGCAGTTTGTGAAGGCCTTTGCCGGCCACGCACAATCGGCGGCTCAACTCGATGTTGTGCAGGCATTGCTGGATGGAGAGCAGCAGCTGGATGAGCTGGCGTTGGATACCGACATGCGGTGGGAATTCTTGATCTCGCTGGCCGCAGGTGGCCGTGCCGATGCCTCCGTTATTGAGGCCGCCTTGGCTCTGGACAACACGCAAAATGGTCAGCTTGCGGCAGCGACTGCCCACGCAGCCATCCCCACAGCCGAGGGGAAGGCTGCGACCTGGGAGTCCGTCGTTGTCCGGGGTGAAGGAGCTAACGCTCTGCAGCGCGCGGCGATCGATGGCTTCACGAAGGTGTGGGACACCTCCCTGCTTGAGCCTTATGTGGCTAAGTACTTCGCGGCTATCCAGGAACTGTGGGAATCCAAGTCATACGAGACGGCATCGTCCATGATCACCGGACTGTACCCGTCGCAGCTGGTATCGCAAACAACACTGGACGCCACGGATGCTTTCCTTGACGCGTTGAGCCCGGATGTTCCGGCCCTGCGCCGCTTACTGACGGAAAGCCGGGACACAGTGGTGCGCGCGCTACGGGCCCAGGCCGCCGACGTCTAA
- a CDS encoding globin, whose amino-acid sequence MGRPLPSTSVPAADEPVDYSDTFYGQVGGHETFKKIIHVFYQGIAADPLLRAMYHEEDLGPAEHRMLMFIEQYWGGPRTYLEERGHPRLRMRHVPFAVTPEARDRWLAAMRKGVDAGELSPMHEATLWDYMERAAHSLVNAPSDPTQAL is encoded by the coding sequence GTGGGCCGTCCACTGCCATCCACCTCGGTCCCCGCAGCGGATGAGCCGGTGGATTATTCGGATACTTTCTACGGGCAGGTGGGCGGTCACGAGACGTTCAAGAAGATCATTCATGTCTTCTACCAGGGCATCGCCGCCGATCCGTTGCTGCGCGCCATGTACCACGAGGAAGATCTGGGCCCGGCCGAGCACCGCATGCTGATGTTCATCGAACAGTATTGGGGCGGACCGCGCACATACTTGGAGGAACGCGGCCACCCGCGCCTGCGCATGCGCCACGTGCCGTTCGCTGTCACGCCCGAGGCGCGCGACCGCTGGCTCGCCGCCATGCGCAAGGGTGTGGATGCCGGTGAGCTGTCCCCCATGCATGAGGCCACTTTGTGGGATTACATGGAGCGCGCAGCTCATTCATTGGTCAACGCCCCGTCAGATCCGACTCAGGCACTGTAG
- a CDS encoding ribose-5-phosphate isomerase — protein MRVHIATDHAGMELSAHLITALSAKGYEMIDHGPQAYDAEDDYPSFCINAALAVVADQAAGVDALGIVLGGSGNGEQIAANKVKGVRAALAWNLSTAQLAREHNDANVVAVGGRQHSVEEATEIIEAFLAEPFSDAERHVRRIGKIATYETTGDVVE, from the coding sequence ATGCGCGTTCACATCGCAACCGACCACGCCGGCATGGAGCTCAGCGCCCACCTCATCACAGCACTGTCCGCCAAGGGCTACGAGATGATTGACCACGGCCCGCAGGCCTACGACGCCGAGGATGACTACCCCTCCTTCTGCATCAACGCAGCACTCGCCGTTGTGGCAGACCAGGCCGCCGGGGTGGACGCGCTGGGGATCGTATTGGGCGGCTCAGGCAACGGCGAGCAAATCGCGGCCAACAAGGTCAAGGGCGTGCGCGCAGCACTGGCCTGGAACCTGTCCACCGCACAGCTGGCCCGCGAGCACAACGACGCCAATGTGGTGGCCGTCGGTGGTCGCCAGCACAGCGTTGAAGAGGCCACGGAAATCATCGAAGCGTTCCTGGCTGAGCCCTTCAGCGACGCCGAACGCCACGTGCGCCGCATCGGCAAGATCGCCACGTATGAGACCACCGGCGACGTCGTCGAGTAA
- a CDS encoding OsmC family protein, which produces MGLNQHHYEININWTGNRGTGTSAYNAYGRDHTVTAVGVPVLLGSADKTFHGDRDRWNPEQLLLTALAQCHMLSYLHVALKHGVVVTKYEDCANGTLILNPDGSGQFESATLHPKVYVADPATTDLALSLHAEAASQCFIARSVNFPVHHEPGLLTATQD; this is translated from the coding sequence ATGGGACTGAATCAGCATCATTACGAGATCAACATCAATTGGACCGGGAACCGGGGAACCGGGACATCCGCTTACAATGCTTACGGCCGCGACCACACCGTCACGGCCGTTGGCGTGCCCGTGCTGCTTGGCTCAGCCGATAAGACCTTTCACGGCGACCGGGACCGCTGGAACCCGGAACAGTTGCTCCTGACAGCTCTGGCGCAGTGCCACATGCTGTCCTACCTGCACGTGGCACTCAAACATGGCGTGGTGGTCACCAAGTATGAAGACTGCGCCAACGGCACCCTCATTCTGAACCCCGATGGCAGCGGACAATTCGAATCGGCCACACTGCACCCAAAGGTCTACGTGGCAGACCCTGCCACCACAGACCTGGCACTTTCCCTGCACGCCGAAGCGGCGTCACAGTGCTTCATCGCGCGCAGCGTGAACTTTCCTGTGCATCACGAACCGGGGCTGCTGACCGCCACGCAGGACTAA
- a CDS encoding Fpg/Nei family DNA glycosylase, translating to MPEGHSVHRLARQFSDVFAGAALAVSSPQGKFAAGALLLDGQVLERAEAHGKQMFLYFTHDLVMRVHLGLYGAWDFGGDSTFTGASSIGAPRRIGEREIVGDRGWAHASEGPAANLRAGGGRGWAHASEGPAANLRAGGGRGDYHGPPVPKGAVRVRLVSDHGWADLRGPTACEVITPAESEAVRRRLGPDPLNNVPGDAQEFARRIRKSSTSIALQLMKQEVLAGVGNVYRAEVLFRLGLDPLMPGKSLQADEAQALWGDIGRIMADGVRDGRIITTELCDRPTGVGLEVGHGLRERTVSGFAASSVVAANSAMASATNKDVPVDDAHYVYKREGRPCRHCGTEIAMKELGGRKLYWCPGCQGR from the coding sequence ATGCCTGAGGGGCATTCGGTCCACCGCCTGGCGCGGCAGTTCAGCGACGTCTTTGCCGGTGCCGCGCTGGCAGTCTCCAGTCCGCAGGGAAAGTTTGCTGCTGGAGCGTTGCTCCTTGATGGCCAGGTGTTGGAACGGGCCGAGGCGCACGGCAAACAAATGTTCCTGTACTTCACTCACGACCTGGTGATGCGGGTGCACCTTGGCCTGTACGGAGCGTGGGACTTTGGTGGGGACTCAACATTCACCGGAGCCTCCAGCATTGGCGCACCGCGGCGCATTGGTGAACGGGAAATTGTTGGGGATCGTGGGTGGGCCCACGCGTCCGAGGGCCCCGCGGCGAACTTGCGAGCCGGGGGAGGACGTGGGTGGGCCCACGCGTCCGAGGGCCCCGCGGCGAACTTGCGAGCCGGGGGAGGACGTGGGGACTACCACGGGCCGCCAGTACCCAAGGGCGCCGTGCGCGTGCGTCTTGTCTCGGATCACGGTTGGGCTGATCTTCGCGGACCCACGGCCTGCGAGGTTATTACCCCAGCCGAATCGGAGGCGGTTCGGCGCAGGCTGGGACCCGATCCACTGAACAATGTGCCAGGTGACGCGCAGGAGTTTGCGCGCCGGATCCGTAAGAGTTCCACGTCCATTGCCTTGCAGTTGATGAAGCAGGAAGTGCTGGCTGGGGTGGGCAACGTTTACCGGGCCGAGGTGCTGTTCCGGCTAGGGCTTGATCCCCTGATGCCAGGCAAGAGCTTGCAGGCCGATGAGGCGCAGGCGCTGTGGGGCGACATTGGGCGCATTATGGCCGATGGTGTCCGCGATGGCCGCATCATCACCACTGAGCTCTGTGATCGTCCCACTGGTGTGGGGTTGGAGGTGGGTCACGGGCTGCGTGAACGCACTGTGTCCGGCTTCGCTGCGTCTAGCGTTGTAGCCGCCAACTCAGCCATGGCCTCAGCCACTAACAAGGACGTGCCGGTGGATGATGCTCACTACGTGTACAAACGCGAAGGAAGGCCCTGCAGGCATTGCGGCACCGAGATTGCCATGAAAGAGCTCGGCGGCAGAAAGCTGTACTGGTGTCCGGGCTGCCAAGGACGCTAG
- a CDS encoding SGNH/GDSL hydrolase family protein yields MGIHNFKGFVARTGAVALLSIGMIAGFAGAPATAQTHTASTTISYSVMGDSYSAGSGGGDEFGGCGQSVNGYGTWVAASLGTQFSNLACAGFTTEQVRTLEVPLLAPNTTLITLTAGGNDIGWTAAIAACLAPTSTEAVCKSAVANSVSLMKNLPKSVTSMLKAIKAKAPGARVLYLGYPRLFEPQNMAALGYTPTQISGTKTLNAAADLLNGVLALSALSNRTAFVPVAYLFRGHGVPSSSPWLTYPGGPNPFAFHPNADGYRYGYAAALRPFL; encoded by the coding sequence ATGGGAATACATAATTTTAAGGGATTTGTTGCCCGCACAGGCGCAGTTGCGCTCCTGTCCATCGGGATGATTGCAGGCTTCGCCGGAGCACCGGCCACGGCCCAGACACACACCGCCTCAACCACTATCAGTTACTCCGTGATGGGCGATTCTTATTCGGCAGGATCCGGCGGAGGCGACGAATTTGGCGGCTGCGGCCAGAGCGTCAACGGCTATGGCACGTGGGTTGCCGCCTCGCTGGGCACCCAATTCAGCAATTTGGCGTGTGCCGGCTTCACCACGGAGCAGGTCCGGACCTTGGAAGTCCCGCTGCTCGCGCCCAACACCACACTCATCACGCTGACGGCAGGTGGCAACGACATTGGCTGGACCGCCGCCATAGCGGCCTGCCTTGCACCGACCTCGACCGAGGCCGTCTGCAAATCAGCCGTGGCCAACTCGGTGAGCCTCATGAAAAATCTACCCAAGTCCGTCACCTCCATGCTCAAAGCCATCAAGGCCAAGGCCCCCGGAGCAAGGGTGCTGTATCTGGGCTATCCGCGGCTCTTTGAACCGCAGAACATGGCCGCTTTGGGTTACACACCCACTCAAATCAGTGGTACTAAAACACTCAATGCAGCAGCTGACTTACTCAACGGCGTATTAGCGCTCAGCGCGCTCTCGAACAGGACAGCATTTGTTCCGGTGGCTTATCTATTCCGCGGCCATGGCGTTCCTTCGTCCTCACCGTGGCTGACCTATCCAGGAGGGCCAAACCCCTTCGCGTTCCATCCCAATGCCGACGGGTACCGGTACGGATACGCTGCGGCGCTCCGCCCGTTCCTCTAA